The sequence below is a genomic window from Bacteroidia bacterium.
GTTCTATGGATTTAGTGATAATACGGTGTTCAATAACTTCACCTTCTTTTATGTTTCCTAATCTATCCAAGATTCGGGCTAGTCTATCGGATGCAAAAAGTCGCATGAGGTCATCTTCTAGGGATACGAAAAATTGAGAAGAACCTGGGTCGCCTTGCCGTCCTGCTCGCCCTCTAAGCTGTCTATCAATTCTGCGGGCTTCATGTCTTTCAGTACCAATGATAGCTAAGCCGCCTTTTTCTTTTACACCAGGTCCTAACTTAATGTCTGTACCTCTACCTGCCATGTTTGTAGCAATGGTTACTACGCCTGCCTGACCTGCTTGAGCTACAATTTCTGCTTCTTTTTGATGCAGCTTAGCGTTAAGCACGTTGTGTTTAATACCTCTTTGTCTAAGTAAACGGCTTAAAATTTCAGAATTTTCTACACTTGTGGTACCTACTAACACAGGTCGCCCTTCATTGACTAATTCCTGAATTTTTTGCGCAACGGCATTGTATTTCTCGCGCTTAGTTCTGTAAAGTTGGTCTTCTAAATCTTTGCGAATAACAGGTTTATGGGTAGGAATAACTACTACATCCAGCTTGTAAATGTCATAAAATTCTATTGCTTCGGTTTCAGCAGTACCTGTCATGCCTGCTAACTTGTGATACATGCGAAAATAGTTTTGTAGAGAGATAGTAGCATAAGTTTGTGTAGTGCCTTCTACTTTTACATTTTCTTTTGCTTCAATAGCTTGATGTAGTCCATCAGAGTAGCGCCTGCCTTCCATGATGCGCCCTGTTTGTTCATCCACAATTTTGACCTGTCCATTTTCTACAATGTATTCTACATCTCTTTCAAAAAGCGTATAAGCGCGCAAGAGTTGGTTAACTGTGTGAATCCTATCTGCTTTTTCGGTATATTCCCGAGTTAGTTTATCTTTGGCTTCTCTTTTTTGTTGTTCTGTCCATTCAGGGTGATTTTCAATATTAGCGAATTCCAATCCAATATCTGGTAGAACAAAGAAGTTGGGATCTTCGGTATCCTGAGTAATAAGCTCACGACCTTTATCGGTCATTTCAACGGTGTTATTTTTTTCATCTATTACAAAATAGAGTACTTCATCTACTTTGGGCATGTTTTTGGCGTTGTCTTGAAGGTAGTACAGCTCTGTTTTGTTGAGTAAGCTTTTGATGCCAGGTTCGCCTAGAAATTTAATTAAAGGTCTGCTTTTAGGTAGCCCTCTGTAAGCTCGTAGCAGTGCTAAGCCTGCTTTTTCTTCGTCTTTGTTAGCTAAGTGCTTGCGGGCTTCATTAAGTAGTTCGTTACATAGCCGTTTTTGAGCTTCGTATAATCGCTGTACGCGAGGTTTATACTCAAAGTATTGATGTTTATCCCCTTCGGGAACAGGTCCTGCGATAATTAGGGGGGTTCGAGCTTCATCAATAAGAATGGAGTCTACCTCATCAATAATAGCGTAGTGCAGTTTTCTTTGAGCAATTTCTTCATATTTAGTAACCATGTTATCGCGCAGATAATCAAAGCCAAATTCATTGTTAGTGCCGTAGGTGATATCTGCGCGATAGGCAGCAATACGAGCTTCGGAATGTGGGGGATGCAAGTCAATACAATCTACGGAAAGCTGATGAAATTCATAAATAGGTCCGTTCCATTCTGCATCTCTACGAGCTAAGTAATCATTTACTGTAACTACATGTACGCCTTCGCCTGCTAAAGCATTGAGGTAGACAGGTAAGGTAGAAACTAAAGTTTTACCTTCGCCTGTTGCCATTTCGGCAATTTTACCTTGATGTAGTACAATTCCCCCCATCAACTGCACGTCATAGTGAATCATGTTCCATTCTATTTCATTTCCTGCGACCATCCACTTGTTATGCCATATTGCTTTATCGCCTTCAATAACTACATTCTTTTTCTTTTGTGCTATCTTTATATCAAAATCTGTGGCTTTGACTACTAATTGCTTTTGTTCGGTAAATCTGCGTGCAGTTTCTTTGACTACGGCAAAGGCTTCAGGTAACAGTTGGTTAAGTATCTCTTCTATTTGTCTATCTTTTTCCTTGCTTAATTTTTTAATCTGTTCATAAATGGCTTCTTGCTCTTCTGTCGGTAGAGGTGTTCCTTCTAGATACGATGTATGAATACGCTCTTCAAGTGCATTTATTTCTGCATTAATTTCAGCAAGGTGGGCTTGTATTTTTTCTTTGAAAATTCGAGTTTTATCTCTTAGTTCATCGTCGGTAAGGCTGTGCAGTTGGGCATAATATTCATTGATTTGGGCAACAATAGGTTTAAGGGCTTGGATATCTCTTTCTTTTTTAGA
It includes:
- the secA gene encoding preprotein translocase subunit SecA — encoded protein: MFKLLAKLFGSKKERDIQALKPIVAQINEYYAQLHSLTDDELRDKTRIFKEKIQAHLAEINAEINALEERIHTSYLEGTPLPTEEQEAIYEQIKKLSKEKDRQIEEILNQLLPEAFAVVKETARRFTEQKQLVVKATDFDIKIAQKKKNVVIEGDKAIWHNKWMVAGNEIEWNMIHYDVQLMGGIVLHQGKIAEMATGEGKTLVSTLPVYLNALAGEGVHVVTVNDYLARRDAEWNGPIYEFHQLSVDCIDLHPPHSEARIAAYRADITYGTNNEFGFDYLRDNMVTKYEEIAQRKLHYAIIDEVDSILIDEARTPLIIAGPVPEGDKHQYFEYKPRVQRLYEAQKRLCNELLNEARKHLANKDEEKAGLALLRAYRGLPKSRPLIKFLGEPGIKSLLNKTELYYLQDNAKNMPKVDEVLYFVIDEKNNTVEMTDKGRELITQDTEDPNFFVLPDIGLEFANIENHPEWTEQQKREAKDKLTREYTEKADRIHTVNQLLRAYTLFERDVEYIVENGQVKIVDEQTGRIMEGRRYSDGLHQAIEAKENVKVEGTTQTYATISLQNYFRMYHKLAGMTGTAETEAIEFYDIYKLDVVVIPTHKPVIRKDLEDQLYRTKREKYNAVAQKIQELVNEGRPVLVGTTSVENSEILSRLLRQRGIKHNVLNAKLHQKEAEIVAQAGQAGVVTIATNMAGRGTDIKLGPGVKEKGGLAIIGTERHEARRIDRQLRGRAGRQGDPGSSQFFVSLEDDLMRLFASDRLARILDRLGNIKEGEVIEHRIITKSIERAQKKVEEQNFAIRKRLIEYDNVMNQQREVIYTRRRNALKGQKIKLDIQDAIYNFCSSLIINEKGETTDIYQEADINALQYELYRTIGYDGGITQEDLRMLKPNQVIDKLYENVYDYYQKKTKEIADFVYPFLEDVYKNHREKITTVVFPFSTNKYQIYAEVSLQEAYQSKGLEVMTALERATTLAVIDDKWKDHLREMDDLRQSVQNVVYEQKDPLLVYKFEAFREFQKVVTQINQEILQYLFHATLTPVQTAEQERAAELQARQQERKNKQNLSKLKTVHQSIQSSYVSSSTHDGLNSTDYEVVENRRPKVEQRIVGQKIQPNQSVDVQYLDGSVKKGIKYKKVQQDIETGKCIVIRVY